A segment of the Elaeis guineensis isolate ETL-2024a chromosome 6, EG11, whole genome shotgun sequence genome:
TGATCAAATTGTAAGATGAACAGAGCTAGAAGAATTAAGGCCAGAACAGCTGACTTGCGTACTCTGAGGACTGACTTGGCTGATACCAATATTAAACAACATCTGAGCCGATAGCAGCTCTTTCAATTTTGAAATCCTGAAGCCCCATAGGGCTGCTATCTCCTACTCCAAACTCTTGTCCATCGAAGGTTCTTTTAACGAAGCCTCTTGGGGTTCTCCTCAGGTAGTAAAATTTTAGTCTTCACATGATCTCTGCGAGATGAAGAAAAACCTTGGCTTCCAACCGTATACGACGGACGACATACCCAAAAATATCAGGTGGAAACCATCCTTCTTCTTTCGCAGAGTCACATACCAACATCCGCGTGAGTCTGGATGCTGCTTGAGGTTGAAGAGAAAATGGAAGAATGTGACGTTTGGCACAACCCCAGCCAGCACACATACTGGGTGAAGCCATAGATATGCCACCATACATTCGGGACCATTGTACATGACGATATTTCAAAGTATTGGAGGAGCGCCATAAAAAAAGAGTAGAGGGGAAGCCTCAGTCCAGCTCAGAAGCACTCCTCATAGAAGCCCATACATCCTGAAGACGGACGGTAGACTCGATCACTTGATCCCAAGACTTTAAGTTGAAACACCAGAGGTATTTGATATTGCTCATGCAGCATAATTATGTCCTGCTCTATTAACTCTGATCTGAAGCCCATCAATGCAAAGTCAGGCTCTGTGGTGGCCATCTCTCTCTCGTGCAAGAAAGACATAAAAGGATGAAGAAGAAAGGAACTCGtaatagaagaaaaagataatcaaAACTTTGCGAGGTCCGTATCTTGACCTATCTGGAGATTTTAAATAACCTCAGATTTGAATGAGATATCCAAAAGCCACCCCCCATCGGTGCATTAATTACAGGAGACGTGCATCGTCAGAAGACTAGCATATGCGTGACACGTGGAGACTGCGAATGGACGTGATTGCTGCTGTCGATATGGTAGTTAACACCAATGGCAGATGAATCACATTTTATGCCACTTTTAAAAGAATGTGTACAGACGTGTGCCAATTGCTCCTATGCGGATGCAATTTGAAttccaatctttttcaaaatctgtATGATAGGTATGAAAATTCACCCCAGATCGGGATAAGAATTATAATCTCTACTACACTTGCAATTCTAACCATAGCTAGAGCTAGCTCAGATTTTTGCCTTACCTTCAGCTAGGCTCGTGTCTTACTTGAAGCATAACACAGGCTAATTATTCGTCTGAGCGATTACTCTAATCAAATTTTGTAGTTATTGCCGAGGTCGAGTATATGTTAAAGATTTTGATTCACATATTTAAAAGtatgatttatatttatcaaaacaAAAAGATTACATTTGTTCCTATGAAAATTCTATTACAAGATCAGGGGCCTCAGATCAtaaagaataaaagaagaagagggcaTAAATCATTCCTCAGGGGGATTACCAGAGCAGTTGTCTATGGGATGGTATTCCTCAGCGCTGACGATGCCTTCAGTCTAGATGGCTGCATCGGTCTTATCCACCTCATCCAAAAAGTGGGATGTCATCATAAACCTCGATAGGTTATCTTACAACACTGCCTATAAATCCTCATCTAGACAATCAATTTGAAGATTCTGAATGAAGTCAGGAGGAAGGTGCCCCTGGGCAATGGACTTGCACTTCTCAAAGCCTACGAAGAATGCCGCCCTGCAAGCTTGGGCTATGATCTTAGTCCTTTCTTTCTCCagctatttttttttgctttcagtACGTTTGAGTAAAatcttttaatctataaatttatcccagagaagcttatgatttatctttttctcttccaATCTTTCCTTCAGGTGCTCCACCTCTGATCCGATCTCCTAGACTCCTGAGAGCGGCTCTAGAGAGATCTAAACTCCCTTGGAAGTAGAACGTCCATCTCCTCGAGGAGCTCTCTCTCCACAGCTCGTCCCTACGGAGGTTCTGGCCCTCTTGGATGGACCACCACTAGGACCTCTTCAAGGGTGAGTTTCAAGATTACAATAATCTTTTCTCGCTTCAAGTATCCTCCTCAAATGCTCCAGGTCATCACAGACTCGATGATAGTCTCTCTCAACCTCAGACCTCTATTTTTCAAAGGTTATAATCTGCTCCTTGAGACCTTTAACCTTCCTGTCATCCTTGGATTTCTATCGCTCGTAGGCCTCAATCTATCTTTCGGCCTAACGCAGTTCTTCATCTCGATGGAGAATCGACTCCTGGGCCTCCTGAAGAACCTCCTCTATAAAGCTGAGTTTCTTGGCTAGCTCAGTATTATTCATCTCTAGATGCTCTAATTGGTACTTCAGCAAGTCAATCTCCTCCTTCTCCATTGACAGAACATCGAGATTGGAACTGACGAGGCTCGTCAAATATTGGCCCACATATATAGAGATCTTAAAGCATCGGCAAATTGCTTCTTCTCCCTTTATTTgttgagaaacaacttctcagcTGGCGGTAGGAGATTCCTCAAGTACTCCATCGTGGATTGGAGGTTCTCTCCTATGGATGGAGCACGAAGCATCGGATATGAGGGTCCTATAGGAGAAGTGGATGTAAGAAAGCATCAAGTAGGAGTCACCATCTATAGAGATCTCTTAGTTTCTATTGTCGTCGCTAGATCCTTCTCCGAATTGCCGACCACCTTCTCTATCCGTGCTATCTCAGTCGGATCCTTTTTGGAGCATACCTCGGCATTCATTTTCGGTGCTGTCTCTGTCGGTGCCCCATTGATCGAAATTTTTTCTGAAAATGCTTGTGCCATAGCTTCCAATGATGGGGACATGGGCTCAACAGTAGGAGCGGCATGTTCTTCTTCTCTGACTGTGGATTTTGTTTCAGCAACCAGAATAACAATCTATCTCCTACGAGCCAGAATTTGTTCAAGTCTCTTCATGTGCTATGAAACTATCTTGCTTTAAGAAATCATGATGAAAAATCAACACGTACAATAAAAAGATCTGTAACTATCTATGCCTTTAAAGTATAAATTTaaaggaggaagaaaatgaaaagtcACTGCAAAATAATTAAACCTTGAAGGGACTGTCATTTGAGTGGTCCCATCAGTTATGCCCGTCTGCATCGATCATATTAGGATGATGTCATAAGCCTTAAATGTAGAAGGCAAGCATGAAAGTAGGAGCACATAGCATTAGATTCGAGGTACTTTTGGAGTACTCCCTTTGTCTGATTCTCAGACTCGAGAGTAGGGGGATATGTTACAGTGGTTATTGTGAGCACCTCGAATCAATACTACATCTCAAGATATTTCAAGTTCTCAGATAGTCAACATGATCGTTGACCACCGTATGAGCTGAGTCCATTTCCATGCTCGACTGAGGGTCCGTGAGATCTAATCTGTGTATGAGCTACCCTCATCATCTTGACTGACTTATCCCTTCAGCATATGCGACAGCCATCCTTTCTGAATAGATAAGATCTAGCGTAATCGTCTCTCCTGATCTCGCAGGAGCAattaagggctgaattatctcatcCAGTTTGGCATATCAAATGAACCGACAATCTCGGGATCGTACGATCTTACAGTTAATATTTCACTTGTCTGACATCTTTTTATATAAACAATCAGAGCCctgaggatccagataagtcaAATCAAATTTCTCTCAGAGAATCCTTTGCTATTTCTTTGTTCTTTGCTTTTTTaacttaagcgtcggaggatcCTCATCAGAGCTAAAACCTCTGGTTTAAGAtttattttgtaggtcactccagTGCCAGCATCTTTACATGAAGATCAGGTATCCGTCATCCGACCTCGatcgatttaagcagcaacagaTCGTATGACCCCGATTCTGAGTCCGATTAGAATAGTTTAGAGAGCATTTGATTGATTTGGAGGCAATCAGATCTGATCAATATCGGCCAATTTGGAGATAGCTGGATCATCTGATCGATTTGAAGGTAGACGATCAGATCTTGTCGATGTTGAAGTAGTGCGATGAAACTCCTCCCATTGAATACTTGCTTCTTCCCGTTAAATGGGCTTGACCCTTCTTCTAGCACCATTCTATTGACGTAGAAATCTATCTCGAGGTTGGATCGATTGGAGTTGGATGGCGATGGTAGATTAGCAATGAAAGGATGGCGGTGGCcggacctgcaaaataagtccttGACTGGAGGTGACTCTAGCGGAGATTCTCTGACGCTCAAGTTAAAAATTCGACAACAGAAGGGAATAAGTGAGTGTATAGAAAGAGAGGAGATTTCATACCTGGAGGGTCACTCTTGGCCCTTTATTTATGGGTGAAGGCTGAAGAGCCATGTAACCATTTGGAGAAATTATGGAATAATTCAGATGCGACGTGGTGAGATTTTTGAGGTTGTGTAACCAGTAGTTATTGCATATCTGATTTTCTGACCTCCTTAAGTTGGGTGAGTGGTGTCACTTCATGGCACATGGGGTCATACATATTAATTGCATGAACTAACAACCAGAAACCAGAAGCCAAGTGTGGGGAGCTTGCTTTGCTTTACTCATGACCATCCTCACTTTTAAATAGGGTGACATGATAGGGCTATAAAGAGGCCTCTTGGGGGTCAATGGCTGAAGTTAGGATTAGTAGCCGAAGCAAATAAATCAAAGCATCTGGTGGGGTCTATGGTATTCTCGTAAGCTTCACATCTTCGGTCAATATATAATCACCCCCAACAACGTATAAATTGAGATTATTTAGAACTAGAAATCGATAATTACAACTCCCATTATTTTCATGATAACAAAAAATAGTGGtcaataacaaaaataaaatggTAGTTTTTACTGAATTTGTTGTTATTAAGTAGTAAAGTATTATTTTGATTGTTGGATGAGTAAGATTTGtgcttaaaaatatattattttattaggtTTCTTCTGTGTGTATTCGTTCACATCTTTCATATTTGTATGCATGCCCCCACCTTTTTCATATTTATATTAAGATGCTTTTACAAGACAGCTAGTTTCTTTCTAGTCCCTCTAGTTAACTAGATCAAAAAGAATAGTCCCTTTTTAGTCCTCTAAATGCATTAATTTTATTGCTTTTGGACATTTtgcccctcttctccctctctccctctctctctctctctctctctcaaaacaaGGTCATGAGGCCCAATGCTCCATTGACTCCTTCATTGGTCTCGAGCAATATATTCAGAGACTTACACTTACCATATTCTCATATCCAAACTTAAGTTTCAGAGGAGGGTCAGTATGATAACTTAGACTAGCCATGTTTCTCAAAAAACTTATGCCCGTCGTTATAATGAAGCAAGTTTATTAATAAATTCCTAGTTTAGATTTGGGAGAACTCTTATCATTGAATCTAATGGTTGAAAGAAAACTAAAAGTTAGAAGGCCATGCATGAGACCTTGATACCTTAAAATATGCTGAGAACCCATGAATTGTAGTCTCTGTTGAATAGTGATGCAAAATAATAGGAGAAGTTGTTAGTAGACTGGGTCATAGGTGAGATGttattttgtttttttattttcgTATAGTGTGGAGGCTGTTTTCATTTTCTATTATGGATTTCGTAGACTCGTCTTTTCTGTAAGGcctttttatatcaaatattggCCATCACCTAAACTGATagtagaaataattttaaatcagctctctttcttcttcctctatttttttcgTTTTTGCTGTGTGTAGGGCATTATGCAGCAAATTGAGGAGATGAATCCAACAATTtctagtatcagagccaagttcgtGCGATTCATACTAGGAAGAAAGCTTTTTGGAGGGCTGTTCTGCTGCAGTGGAAGGACTATTTGAAGGAGAAGATCAAATTGTAGATGGTCGTTCTCCAAGAAGTTGGTAAGAAAATCTTGTGCCCTTGAACTGTTTGACGAAAGTTCTCTGAGAAATCATCATGGCAGCAGCTAATGGTAGCAGTTTAAGTGTTACTCAGTTTTTGATTCCTATCTTTAAAGGTGCAAGTTATGAGTTTTGGAAGATTaaaatgagaactttcttcttgtCTCATGATTTGTGGGAACTTGTTGAAAGCGGTTATGCAGAACCAAATGATGGAGGAGTTAATCTCTTTGCTCATCAGAGGAATGAGTTAAAGGAGAATCGAAAGAAAGATTCAAAGGCCCTGCTGGTAATACAACAAGCTGTAGATGAATCTATCTTTTCAAGGATAGTAGCAGCTACAAAATCCCAAAAAGCTTGGATGATTTTGGAGAAGGAATATCAAGGTTCAGACAAGGTGAAAATTGTTAAACTTCAGGGCCTTCGTCGTGATTTTGAAACTCTCTTCATGAAAAGTTCAGAATCTGTCCATGAATTTTTCGCTAGAGTTTTAGTTGTGGTTAATCAAACTCGTGCTATGGGTGAAAACTTGTCTGATTAAAGGGTTGTTGAGAAAGTGTTGAGAAGTCTGCCATCTAAATTTGACTATGTTGTTGCATCCATAGAAGAGTCTAAAAATTTAAGTACATATTCTCTTGATGAACTAATGGGTTCTATGCAAGCTTATGAGCAGAGAATTAATAGGTCGCAGGAGAAATGCATTGAGCAAGCTTTTCAAGCAAAGATGGAGATCTCTTTAGACAAAGCTGAACATAAGACAAATAAAACCACAGGTCGAGGTCATGGTCGAGGTGGATATGAAGGTCGTGGCTGTGGAAGAGGTCGAGGACATGGTCATGGCAGATCCTATGGTAACCAAGACAACTTCACCAAGCAAGGGAGTAACCATTTTTCTGATGTGCAGTGTCATTCTTGCAAGAAATATGGGCATATCAAAAAATTCTGTCCAGAAAATTCTAAGCATGAagcaaatttttttgaagaaaagaaagaggagaatAATTTGTTTTTTACTTGTTTGAATGGTGAAGTAAGTAATGCTGACATCTGATTTCTAGACAGTGGTTGCAGCAACCATATGACAGGTGTCAaggagattttttagaatttggaTGAATTAGTGAAGGTCCCAGTTTATCTTGGTGATAACAAGCAAGTTCAGTTAGAAGGCAAAAATACTATTGTGATTTGTAGTAAATCAGGAAATGAGAAATTCATTCATGATGTTTTATATATCCCTGGTTTAGCACACAATCTGATTAGTGTTGGGCAATTACTTCAAAGAGACTACTTGCTTTCTTTTCATGATGACAAATGTGTTATTAGCAAAAAAGGTTTAGATGTGCCCTTCATGGAAGTTTGTATGATAAAAATAGGATGTTTCCTATGAAAATTTCTTCCATAGATCATGCCTTGGTTGTTAATGTTAAAAAAGACTCATGGTTGTGGCATAAATGTTATGGATATCTAAACTTTCATGAGCTCAAGTTACTACATGAGAAGAAAATGGTGGTTGGGCTGCCATCAATTGAACAAATGCAGGACATATGTGAAGGATGCATATATGGCAAGCATCAACGGGCATCATTTCTTTGTGAGAAGTCTTGGAGAGcaaagtgttagatgtgtgccctagatgccagatcggctgacacattcctgtacaaatctaaggacaaaattataattttgactataaatgaataaaagggttattcttctatcacattatgtacattgtgtctgtgatacatcctttgagttagtgagattgttaattcatattttcaagagttgaaaatttaatgcatgaatttacataactaactcataaactgctcctgaccataggatcatcacgaggatggtgatcgatctggaaggttggtgtacgatcgctttcttagggtagatgagtcttgagtctacagtgtggagatattggagcgagagtataggtattcattgagaacgagagtaccgagcgtgaccacctcgagcagtcataaggaagtctaccttctcgtcgatgactagctcgatgctgcagttgtgtgtctagttttttgatctgaggtgcatcgttagttcaccttgagtgtgttatagtttgactacaccataacttgatcttctagccatccagaatcctgaggtgtatgttggctatagcatattcattgtaggaaccagatcgcatcaagatgagatctatcaacctcggtagacgtgaagagtagtcctatggtgatcgaaagatcgagtccttaagctcatggccatgacagagtgaaataatggaaaagaattttttattgggatttcacatcggactcggatcgatcgattgattcatatgactgatgttgggtttgacgagttcaccttaatcctaattcagtcgggactcatgatagaggaactcaatcacacaggtagctgcaccgagaggttcatcttcagttctgatgggttgccaccatatattgctaggtgtcactgataaattttgggagcaattagaatgattttaatgattgatcattttaattgtctaaatcagaagagttctgatccatcgaaaggagtttcgatgatgtcgatgatgagatcacgacatgtctcattaccatacagaattgaacctaactgggtcacacaaacaagggttaggatctggatgtcatcaattgggctagtccaattgatttggataagatccaattaggttcaaggaaatcgtgccagcactcgattgagcctaactttctccttgtgtaatcttttttgtctttactgagccaaatatgatctcgctcatccagagaaccttgagaaagtttctctcagtttaaatgaagcttgtccagctcaaaaaaagtttgtcttaattcatgagatgaatttaagacaatacctgctaatttttagcacctgccaatttcattttaggacatctgtcaaaagttgacatatgggtcttaaactgaagaggacttattggagaatttttttgtggagtgtccacatgtctaaacctaatcaaattgggtgccataatcagattatggcatgagcccaattggatttaagtgggcgccccaaatggataagaaccaaagagtccagataaacttggactctttggtgccaccttatttgagcctatccattgttggcgccaacataggagagagcatgggaattcttatctgatgtgatcagatgatattactccactaatcagaattttttcaaaatttattgaaattttttgattggttgaatgatgtggcactgcgcagcatacagggtctatataaaccctgctgcacctagggtttcgaggcagaacttgttttgtgcaaaaaacccattggctgccaccccctcccctcttctccacatcctccttgCTCTGctttctctcctcttcatgtccaagaagttggacgttcatctggcatagatgcaaggcgtggtgatgcctggaacagaaggctacaggacatcttcgacaggctgttgctccaacttcagaaagatttctgaagtacttccaaatcagatattgatctaatttttggagcatagaattgtgaGGATAAGACGTTCCatatcctatctgagtggatactggtagaggccaggcgcttgtgtggctacatcagaacctcagacagtgctgcgatcatctacagggtaattagattacccttaaggtatgtctatatttctcatacttttagatttaatttttgaaattaaaatatcagataataaaattagatctaatagatattagatctaaaatagcataggataaaaaatttaaaatttattccgtcccagatttgatgaaatctggaagatcctacacaggaaaaaagcATTTTtctcttcaagtggtatcagagccagattgttggctctattttagatctaatttagatctgattttaattttaatttatttgatattaaaaaattttagatgtcacatcagatatgataagatctgaaattaaaatatttaaaattaaatctaagatgatctaacatgcatgagatgcatgactagactaggattagttgaatccatgaatagtcttaagttttatattttaatgagattaaaatataaattaaacctaatttattctctatttttttgatgttataagtattataatcagattaaaaaataaaaaataaaattttaattttttcataaaattaatctgtgacatgcctagactagttgtagaactgatctagtaacttatctagaatagatttaattttgaatagttcaatttaaatcttattttttagatattacatgtgaggtatcagatctgaaagcttgttaattagattaatttttgatacaggAGATGTATgtaaagtatgtattagttagatcttaaattatatatgtgatatgttaatttagatctaactagttttgtagttaaatttatatttctggttaaggtgtttctcatagccgtccgatcataagaatgaagtagggtttaaaggccctctcctcccattcaatggggcattcatatgacgtgtaggggtgccgtgcgttcatccttaatcaaaaatcaaaacttacttttctgcaaaattctagatcctgaaatcctaagatttattatacatgctttgtttatgaacccaaacttaattaatgtattaagtttatgaaattaaattaggtctaaaattgagaatttcagatctaagacattttcataagattgggttcgggcttgggtagctcaattaggtctagcggttgatcaaatcgaatcaagagttggttaggtgggatcatgaaagctaataattgaccagcctaataggattaagtctgggtcaaggtcgaatcacatttagatgtgactcaatcaagttaagacctaatttggctcagaggtcagagtctggattgtaggctaacccaattagttctgattcgataatttggtgtctaaggtaagtttgatagatgtgaccgattggtttttaattgggagctactcgactcgaatgtatttttgtcgagttaatggcatatcccttccaccggtctcacttatctggccatatgtgtcgatccagttctgatttgaggtggctaacaattcagactaacccatgccactaggttagtcataattattatgactatgtcaagtcaagtttaaagagacctaaatcaaatctccctaagaaaatattaagtctaggtcttccaccattgtggatgtgcggacccttcctggggttgattattctcggttggttacaatagctcagttgcaccgggaagacgcaaccatgtccattaggcattggatgctacggattagaggatgggttgggctgaatattctggatatggtgagggacccaaatgatagatttggcttaactaagaattggagcaatatcccggatacggtgagcttcatgaattagagatcaagttttgggtgcaccatgattaaagaatcattggacaagagttatccactcatcggttgacccatcaccaataactgttaggtgaggtgatgagccagtcggtaagaccacaccacccactagaaatcactaatcatggagatttttacatctctaccaagggagtgtagggatctgagaaaatagtggaagcctaatttatttaaaaatgaaaaccctaaataaattggttgagtctgattataaaatctaactagaaatttttgactctctacaggaaacatgtcttcctcaaaccccctgactaaGATTCTAGACACTcgtagactgactggaccaaattttaaggactggttgaggaactataaaattattctggattttgaaaaattgactcatgtcttggatcaggacccacctgccatgccagcacgtccgactgctgaacagagagcgtctctggaaaggtggacggacgatgataacaaagccaagtactacatgttgggtgcaatatctgatgacttgcagcgccaacatgaaaatattttgattacccgccaaatattggctcacctacaagagttgtttggtgaacagagtcgcgcagccaagtatcaagtctgtcaaagactttttaaggccaagatgcgtgatgggcagtcagtccaagatcattgtttgacaatgatcaaggatcttgaggagcttgagaagctcggtatcatcttagacaaagatttttagattgatgtgatccttcagtccttgtctgatggatatggtcagttcatcatgaacttccatatgcataagatgcaatgtaccttggccgagttaatgaatatgctggttatggttgagctttcaatgaaaggttcaaaaggctcagttcttactgtggagcggacttcttccaagagaaaatcttttggaaagaaaaagaagtccgtgaagaagcagaaggtggatggcaagaacaagaagataggatcgaagaagaaggcttttgaaaagggaaagtatttccactgtcagtTAGAAGGCCAttagaagcggaactgtcctcagtacctggccaccctgaagaataagaaggatggtccttctggaggtatgctcattatcgaatctaatcttacagtttcttctacatccagttgggtgcttgattctggttctagtgctcatttgtgcacttctatgcaggatctttaggagagcaggaggctgagggatggagagatgatcctatgtgtcggaaatagagcaagagttgctgctgtggtcgtaggaacctatcctctgtgattaccgttaggattagatttaattttaagagactgttattatgtgcctgcagcaagcaaaaatttgatttctgtttcatgtttagcacaagaaggctatgtgattagctttcataaggaccattgtaatattttttatgaaaataataaagttgcaaatggttttattattaatggtctctatcagttatatgttgatgtatctatttttaatattgagcaaaatgtgaatgccataggaattaaaaggcctagagatagtctaaatgataagtatctgtggcacctaaggctaggtcatatagcagaagacagggttaacaaattgaaaaaatctgggctactgagtccgttgactttcgagtcatatccagtttgtgaatcatgcattcaaggcaaaatgaccaagcttccttttgtgggacatggggaaagggccacagacctacttgcccttgtacatacggatgtgtgcgacccatttgatgtgccggctaaaggcaactttgtctacttcattatctttaccgatgatatgtctaggtatgggtatgtgtttctaa
Coding sequences within it:
- the LOC140858833 gene encoding uncharacterized protein, which encodes MAAANGSSLSVTQFLIPIFKGASYEFWKIKMRTFFLSHDLWELVESGYAEPNDGGVNLFAHQRNELKENRKKDSKALLVIQQAVDESIFSRIVAATKSQKAWMILEKEYQGSDKVKIVKLQGLRRDFETLFMKSSESVHEFFARVLVVVNQTRAMGENLSD